From the genome of Cytophagales bacterium WSM2-2:
ATTTTAAAAGCACTGGATGATCTCGCAGCTCAAATCCACCAGGAAGACGTTTTCATTTTCTACTATGCCGGTCATGGTAGTATGGTAGAAAATCAGTTTTTCTTCATACCGAGTGAAAGTGCACGACTGTACGATTTGAGTTCGCTAAAAAAGGAAGCCATTGATGCAGGAATTCTCCAAGAGAAATTCAAAAACATCAAAGCATTGAAGCAACTCATCATCATGGATGCGTGCCAGAGTGGAGCCTCAGTTGAGCTACTGGCCAACCGTGGTGCAGCAGAAGAGAAGGCAATTGCACAATTGTCCCGTAGCGCGGGAATTCATGTGATGGCATCGGCAGGAAGTGAACAGTTTGCAGCCGAGTTCACCGAATTGGGCCATGGTATTTTCACCTATTTGCTCATCAAAGGACTGGAGGGCGAGGCCGATGGTGCTCCGAAAGACGGTAAAGTGACAATCTACGAATTGAAATCCTTCCTCGATGACCAGGTGCCTGAGCTAACGCGAAAGCTCAAGGGAAAACCCCAGTACCCATACACGTTCTCACGTGGCCAGGACTTCCCCGTAGTAATTGAACAGCACTGATCACTCAATTATCCCGAACTTATTTGCAAAATCTGCGTTTACTTGCGTCAAATTAGATGTATTGACAGAGCTTGCCGAGAGCAAGTCTTGTAATTCTGAAAAATTCTTGTTTAATTTTGTATGAACGTTCTTTTCATTAACGCCATTTTTTAAACTTATAAGTAAGATGAAAGAAGCTAGTTTATTTAAGTATTACTTCGTTCGCTATTTTTTTCTCGCTCTCGCAGTGATGCAGGGACTCGCGGCAATAGCAATCCTTTTGCAGTTTCAGGACTCACCCAAGAACCGGTTTGCCATTTTTGTTTTCTTCACACTGGCCATGATCCTGATCTCGATTCATTTCCTCGTTTTCACGAAAGTGAAGCGGGTGGCTGTCGGCAAAAAGAAGATTGAAGTGATCACGAGCTACCGCACCAAGCAATACGACTGGGATGATGTGAAAGAATTAAAACTCCTTCCATTCTTCAACATCTACTCCCTTAAGCTAAAGGGCAAGCGCAAAAAGATCTATTTCCTTCCAGCCCACGATAGCGAGGCCCTCTTCGGTATTTTCAGTGGCAACATGGAATTGATTCAGAAGAAATAAGCACTTAGTTTATTTCAGTACACCCAACTCTTTTCCGATTTCGGTGAAAGCTTTAACGGCTTTTTCAAGGTGATGTCTTTCGTGACCTGCCGAGATTTGAACTCGAATGCGTGCCTGACCTTTTGCTACTACCGGGAAGAAAAACCCGATGACGTAAATTCCTTTTTCCAATAAGCGTTCAGCAAATTTCTGGGCTAGCGGAGCTTCGTATAGCATGATCGGTACAATCGGATGTACACCAGGCTTGATATCGAAACCCGCTTTTGTCATTTCTTCACGGAAGAATTTCGTATTCTGCTCCAGTTTGTCGCGAAGAGCAGTCGTCTCCGAAAGCATGTTGAATATTTCAATTGATGCGCCAACAATGGATGGAGCAAGCGTATTGGAAAACAAATAAGGACGAGAGCGCTGACGAAGCAGTTCGATAATTTCTTTCTTACCAGAGGTAAATCCACCGGATGCTCCTCCAAGCGCTTTGCCCAAGGTTCCCGTGATGATATCAACTCGATCCATCACACCCCTGAGCTCGGGTACACCGCGACCTGTTTTGCCGAGAAAGCCTGTGGAGTGACATTCGTCTGTCATAACCAAAGCTTCATATTGATCGGCGAGGTCGCAGATTTTATCCATCTGGGCGATTGTTCCGTCCATGGAGAACGCTCCGTCTGTCACAATGATGATTTGGTTGGCGCCTGCTTTTCTAGCGTCTTCCAATTGTTGCTTAAGATCGTCCATGTTGTTGTGCTTGTAGCGGTAACGCATGGCTTTGCACAAACGGACACCATCGATAATCGAGGCATGATTCAATTCATCTGAAATGATCGCATCTTTTTCACCAAGCAAAGGTTCAAATACACCTCCGTTGGCATCAAAGGCGGCTGCATACAATATGGTGTCTTCCGTATGAAGGAATTCTGAAATCTTTTTTTCAAGTTCTTTGTGAATGTCTTGTGTGCCACAAATAAATCGTACCGAAGACATGCCAAACCCATGAGTGTCAATCGCTTTTTTTGCCGCAGCAGTCACGCGCGGATGAGAGGACAACCCGAGATAATTATTTGCGCAAAAATTGATCACTTCTTTTCCGTCACTGGTTTTTATGTCCGCTGCCTGTGGCGTGGTAATTATCCTTTCTTTCTTATAAAGGCCGGCTTCACGAATGTTGGTTAACTCTTGTTCTAGAACGGGTTTCAGTCTTTTGTACATGATCTTAATGCTTTTGGGCAAAGCTACAGGCTTCAAGCCATAAGCCACAAGTCTTTTATTCATAAAATATTGGCTGCAGCTTTTGGCTTGTTGCTTGATGCGTTTTTCGTTTAACTTCGCGCGAATTTAATTTCATGAAGAAGACAAAAATTCTTTTGATAGGCGCTGGAGGTCAGCTAGGGGCAGAGCTAACTCAAGGCCTTTGGAAAATTTATGGGCAGGAAAATGTAATAGCTTCTGACATCAAAGACGCATCCGGAGTTTTGAAAGAAGGCCCCTATGAAAAGTTTGATGTGATGCAACGCGACAAGCTTTTCGAATTGATCAAGAAAAACGAAATCACACAAGTCTATCATCTCGCTGCCCTTCTTTCGGCTACAGGCGAAAAAGATCCTCGTTGGGCATGGAAATTGAATATGGAAAGTTTGCTTTTTGTTTTGGAAGCGGCTCATGAATTAAAACTTCATAAGGTTTATTGGCCCAGTTCTATCGCTGCATTCGGGCCGACAACTCCAAAGCAAGACACCCCGCAAGACACCATCATGGATCCCACTACGGTCTATGGTATCACTAAACTCGCCGGTGAACTTTGGTGCGAATATTATTTCAGGAGATATGGTGTAGACGTGCGGAGCTTAAGATACCCGGGACTGATCGGCTGGAAGACGCCTCCTGGCGGAGGAACAACAGACTATGCGGTCGATATTTATTTCAAGGCTGTCAAAGACAAGAAATACGAATGCTTCCTTTCTCCTGACACTTATTTGCCCATGATGTATATGGACGATGCCGTGAAAGCCACTATCGATTTAATGGAGGCCCCGGCAGAAAAAGTGAAAGTGCGTACCAGCTACAACATCAGCGCGATGAGTTTTTGCCCGGCTCAGATTGCATCTACAATCAAAAAGCATATCCCCGACTTCTCAATCACTTACCAGCCCGATTTCCGCCAGTCAATAGCAGACTCGTGGCCCAAATCGATTGACGATTCACCGGCCCGCAAGGACTGGGGCTGGCAACATCAGTTTGGATTAGAGGAAATGACTGAGGATATTTTGAAAAATATCAGGTAAACGGACTCTCCATCAGCCGGACGGCTTAAACCTTTGGCATTTGGAGGCCTCCAAGGTTTATGATGACCGATCAGGACAAAACGAAACACCTTTGCAATCGTGCAGGTTTTGGCTACGCTCTCTCGGAAGAGAAAAAACAGGTCAAATCCTTTTTTGTAAAAAGCAGCGATTCATTCATCGATGCAATTCCAAAGCCCGAGATTCCTCAGAATCCTCAGGGTAAGATGCAATTCAAAGATATTTTCCAGCAGTCCAGGGAAAACCTGATGAAACTGAACCTTTCGTGGATGGAAAAATTACGCACCACGGAAGATCCACTGCGGGAAAAAATGGTGTTGTTTTGGCACAATCATTTCGCTTGTCGTTCATTAATTCCTTACCTCTCCCAGCAACAGAATAATGTCCTCCGCAAACACGCACTTGGCAGTTTTGCCGACATGCTCATGGAGATTTCCAAAGACCCGGCCATGTTGCAGTTTTTGAATAACCAGCAAAATCGCAAGGGACATCCGAATGAAAATTTTGCACGTGAAGTCATGGAATTGTTTACACTGGGTCGGGGCAACTATACGGAAACAGATATCAAGGAAGCAGCCAGGGCCTTCACAGGCTGGGGTTTCAGCCTGAAAGGGGAATTCCAGTTTCGCGAGAAACAACACGATTTTGATGCAAAAACATTTCGGGGACAGACGAAGAATTTCTCCGGCGAAGACATCATCAATAGTATTCTTGAGGACAAGCAAACCGCTAAATTCATTTCTCAAAAAATTATTTCTGACTTTGTTTCATACGACAATCCTCCTTCCGGGTTGGTCGATGATTGTGCGCAATCTTTTTACAAATCCGGGTATGATATCGGGAAACTGATGAAAGATATTTTATCATCAGACGTGTTTAATAAAAAAGAGTTTGCGGGCAATCGAGTAAAAACTCCTGTTGAACTGATCATCGGAGTTCAGCATCAAACCGTGAGTCAATTTGCCGATACGCAGTCATTGATTTTTATGCAGCGCGCGCTAAGTCAGTTACTTTTCTTTCCACCGAACGTGGGCGGATGGCCGAGAGGTAAGCAGTGGATCGACAGCTCAAGCCTCACATTCCGGATGGCGATGCCGCAGATGCTTTTCACGAAGCAGGAAACGGATTTCCAGGCCAAAGATGACGGAGATGTGAATAGCCTGAAAGAAAAGAAACCCAAACGCGACTTCTCATTAAATGCGGATTGGAAGAACCTGGCAACAACTTTCAAGGGTACTGCGGAAAATGTTTATGCGAAAGCGGAAGATTATTTATTGTCCAGCGCAACATCCCCTGAAAACAAAAAGATGATTTTGAAGATGACAACCGGAGCGAAAGATGAAACTGATTTAGTAAAGAAAATTTTCATGGGAATCATGTCACTACCTGAATATCAACTTTGCTGATTATTGATTATGAAAAAGATATCAAGAAGAGATTTTATTCAACGATCAGCGCTGGCGACTGCCGGGACAATGCTGATCCCTCAATTTTTGAAAGCATGGGAGAGGCCACTGATCGAAGGAGATAGAATTCTGGTTGTACTCCAGCTCTCGGGTGGCAACGATGGATTGAATACCATCGTTCCTTTCACGAACGACATTTATTTTCAGTCACGTCCGAAGCTCGCTCTTAAGCCTGAGAAGATTTTAAAAATTTCAGATGAGCTCGGATTCAACGCAGCACTTGAAAAACTTCGGGGTATCTACGATCAGGGCTACATGAGCGTGATCAATAATGTTGGTTATCCAAATCCTGATCGATCACACTTTCGCTCAATGGACATCTGGCAATCGGCAAACCCGAAAGAATATTTAAACACAGGTTGGGTCGGCCGCTTTCTGGATGCGAATTGTGATGGCGTGGAACACAACGCAATCGAAATTGATGATACGTTGAGTCTCGCGCTCAAAGGAGACCAGATCAAATCAATGGCCATGCGCGATCCGGCACGACTGTACAAAGCCACCCATAGCCCGATGTTCAAGGCGATGTCAGAGAACCAACCCGCACATGGTGCCGATCCCATCGTAAGTTATTTGTATAAAACTGCGGCCGAGACGGTTTCGAGTGCCTCGTATATTTACAATCAGACGAAAACCTATTCATCAACAAGCCAATATCCCAACACGGATTTGGGAGGTCGTTTGAAAACGATCGGCACGTTGATCAACTCGGGAGTGAACACGAAAATTTACTACGCTGCTCTTTCCGGTTTTGACACGCATGTCAATCAAATCGGGCAGCAGGAGCGATTACTGACTCAATACGCAGACGCAGTAGCAGCGTTGATTCAGGACCTTGATGCACATGGCAACCTGGACCGCACAGTGATTCTAACTTTTTCAGAATTTGGAAGGCGTGTGAGCGAAAACGCCAGTGGAGGGACCGATCATGGCACAGCTAATAATATTTTTGTCTTCGGAAAAAAACTGAAGCAGGCAGGCTTTCTCAATAGCACTCCGGATTTGAAAAGTTTAGACGAAGGGGATCTAGTCTATCAAGTGGATTTTCGCAGCATCTATGCAACGTTGCTCAACAAATGGATGAATGCGGATCCATCCAAAATCCTTGGTGAAGATTTCCCTTTGTTGAATTTCCTGTAAAATCAATTGTCGGAAAACTGAACAGACATATTGGTGGAGATTCCAATTCGGAACCCGTTGCCAACGTAATTTCCATTGATGAAGGAAGTGGCAAACTCCAGGCGGAAGATTCTCAGAATTCCATTGATACCATAACCAAGCTCGGTATAATTCTGTGAATAAGGAGTAGCCAGGTAGTTCACAAAGAAATTCTCTGTTACACCAAGCAGTCTTGCTTTAGGAATTCGCGAGATGATGAATTTTCTGAAGTGATAATGAACATTGGCTGACAAATACTGATCACGTGTGCTGTAAGCGTAGTAATCCAAAAGACGGAAGCTACCAACCGGATCGGTTGTGCTAAACGGTGTAAGGTTACCTTTGAAGTGTTTGTAGTCCATGAAGTACAGTGACTTTGAATTCAGGAACTTGCCGACCTTCAAATTTATATCCAATGTTCCACGGATTCCGAATCGAATGCCATCGCGTATTCCGACTTCAACAAGATCATAGTCAACATCGCTTCCAAAAATTCCATTAAAACCTTTCCGGTATTCAAATGAAAGAACCGGGGAAGACCGCTCTGATCTGTACTTAACGCCATTGCGTATGCGAAATTTTTGCCAGGGCCTTGCTTCAATTCCAATTCTTCCGCTGAACGAAGTGTTGTCAACAAAGCTTGTCGAGGGAAGCTCCGCATTGACAGGCGCATTTGGAGTATAACGATACTTGCTCTTGTCGTTAAAGGAATAGTCATTGTTATTGAATAGCTCGTACCTCTTCGCCAAAGACCATGCGGTGGTGAATGTGAATTTGCTACTGTATGTTTTTCTGTATTGAACATCTACGAAATCCCGCTCGTAAAGCTTCATGTAATTCTGGCCCTGGAATAACGTAATGAAGGTATTGACGAAAGGATGAATCGGCTCAGCGCTATTGAATTGCTGAATGTACCGGCCGCCACTCATGCGGAATGAACTGGTTCGTGTTCTGTAATCCAGACGAAGAAACCCGGTGAATTTCTCTCTTGCAAAAGCATATCGGAATGTTGGGCTGATTTCAAGCCTTCTCGTTTCAGGCCTTCTGTCTTTGTGTACCGTATCACGCTTCACCCATCTTTTGTACAAACTCAAACGATAGATCGCATTCACACCTTCCACTGTGTTATAACCACCCCACGGTGTGTGGATTTGAAAACTTGCCGTCTTGGCCTTGCCCAGACTGTAGGAATTTCCCGTAATGATGTCTTGCGGTTGGAAACCTTTATGTTTCCTTTTTGACTTCAGTGTGTCGCCTTCATCGCGTTTGCGCTGTGCTGTTTCAATACTATCTGTTTTGTGATAACCTCTTACTTCCTCTTTGTCTAGAGGAATCGGGCGAGCCTCAGTCCAATAGGTTGAGTCTTTTTTATAAGCCGTGGAATCGACTGAATACTTCGACTCTGAAATCACATCGGGTTCTTTCTCCTTCTCTTGTTCTGCTTTTTCGTATGCTTTGGTAAGCTGCTTCAGTTCTTTGTTAGTGATTTCTTTGCCGTTCTCAACACGTTGCTTCAATTGCTGATTCTTCTGACTGAATTGCTTCTTTATTTTTTTTGCCTCCTCTTTCGCCAGTTTTTCATCGATCACTTCCATTTCAACAGGCAGTGCGGGGTTAAGCTTGATATTGTAGCCTGTCACCGTGGCGAGGTATGAGCCTTCAAACTCGAAGCCAAAAACTTTTCCTCCTACTGTCGCTTGCTGCGATACCGGCAGCCAGGCTTTGTCGTCAATGGGGTTATAGATTTGCTTGATCTGAAATTGAATCCCAAGTTTAGATGCTTTCAAATCCAGGCTGTGGATGCTCCACCAGTTTTCAACTAAAGAAATCATACCCTCGAAAACATTGTCGCCTTTGGAGCGGGGAATAACTTTGATTTTACTGACATCATAAGAACCGTCCTTGAATGTCCCGATATATTCAAATCGATAGTATGAAAAAGCTTTAGGTGAAAGAGGTGAAATGGTTTCAGCAATTTCGGGCCGGTAAAAACTTCCAAAGATGTAACTGTTAGGTGAGGCGCTCCGGTTTGCACCCTGTGTATAGACTGCGATGACCTTCTCTTCAAATTTATTGGGCCGTGTGTATCTAATTTCACTCACGGACTCTGTGATGAATAACCGGTCTTTGGTGATGCCCTCTTTCTCCAGCATTTTTTTGGCAAGCCATGGATAGTCTTTCAATTTTCCTTTGCCTTTGATATAGACGTGGGCTGAATAGCTGTCAATTTGTTGGATATGAAAATTTGCTTTTGCAATCGCTTTACGCATAATGGTATAAGCGGGGTCTTCTTTTCCAGCCTTCACCGTAACCGCGGCTAAAATAATTGACTCCGGCAACAAGGTGATATCCAGATCAACAAAATTTTCATGGACATCTATTACCCTTGAAACAGATTGGTAGCCCAGGTATTTGAAGATAAGTTCATACCGACCGGGTTTGAGCGTGATTTCATAATGCCCGTTAGCATCGGACGCTGCTCCCGATTCCGTTTGCTTGACATAAATGGAAGCGAATGGCAATGGGCCCTCGTTCGACTTGATGATGCCTCTGATGCCACCACTAAATGCAGAAGCAGAGATCGAAAAAAAAAGAAGCGATAAAAGGTTCTTCATAGGGGCTTTCGCTCTAAGACGGAAACTTATCAAAAAAAGTTGTCAGCTAAATTATTTATAAAATCCTTTTGAGCGAATTATCTGCTCAACGACTTCCGGAACGAGATAACGTATCGATTTATTGTTCTTGATACAGTCGCGGATGTAGGTTGCGGAGATGTCCAGCAAAGGGGCTTCAACCATTTTTATTTTCGGATGACGTTTCAATTCCGAATTTGTTACATGTGGCCTCGGGTAAACATAAAGGCCAAATTGTTCTATGATCTGCTCGTAATTTTTCCATCGCGGGAAATTTTCGAGATTGTCTTCACCTAGGATTACCTTAAACTCCTTGTCAGGATGGCGTTCGTGTAGATGAGCCAGTGTGTGGATCGTGTAACTTGGCTTGGGCAAATTAAACTCCACATCGCTCACTTCAAATTTGTAGTTGTCACTGGTTGCCGCCTTCACCATGTCGTAACGGTCAAATTCGTGAAGAAGACCTTTGCTTGGCTTAAGCGGATTTTGCGGGGAAACAATGAACCAGACTTTATTCAGATCGGTATTCTCTGCCATGACATTGGCAATAGCCAGATGACCGATATGAATTGGATTGAACGAGCCGAAGTAGAGCCCGATTTTCATTTTTGGACCGTTAGCAGGAATTTTTTTGGGCTTAATACAGGAATCGATGATGCTTTAAAATCACTTTCGTCTCTCGTAACAATGTAATCAATACCTCTTATTTCTTTTGCAGCGAAAAACTGAAGACCATCTTCGAAGTCTTTGAATTTTGATAAGCGTGAACTTTCAATGTGCCCTTTCTTTAAATCGATAATCTCAAACCACTTCAATAAAGAGTCCACTGTCATCGTAGGGTTTCGATCAAATTTCTTAGAGAAGTAGGCGCAATTGACAACCGTGAGTGCTGAAGTGAATAAGGTTATTTTATGATCATCGCATAGTTCGAGGATTTGCTTCGCGTGCTCCAGGAAACTGGGTCTTTCTAAAACAATATCTAAGACGACATTCGTGTCGAGAAAAACGGAACTTTTCATTTCAGGTGCTTATCAGATAATATCTTGAAAAGCTCGTCACGGTAATTAAAATTATCTGGCACCTTCCCCGCAATACCTATTAATTCAGTAGCTGATCCCTTCCCTTTTTTGGAGTTTCTCGAATTCGTTATTTCACGCAAATAGTCTTCAATGAGCTTGGAAAGACTTATCCCCTTTTTTCGGGACTCTTTTTTGGCGGATTCAATTACTCTTTGGTCCAGGCTTAATGTCAATTTTGCATTCATACGTATGATTTGAAATCCTACGTAAAGATCGCTGATCAAGGCTTAAAATTCAAGATTGGGATTTAAACTTATCATACAGACGTTGCGCTTCTGCCAGTGAATGTTCCAAATCTTCGTTTATGAGCACCTCGTCAAACTTATCCTGAAAAGACATCTCAAAATTGGCTTTAAACAATCTGCGTGACAGACTCTCTTCAGATTCCGTGCCGCGATCATCCAGGCGTTGTTTCAGAACATCCAGGGACGGCACCTTTACAAAAATCGCTAATGCTTTGTCACCAAAATATTTTTTAAGATTGATGCCACCCTTCACATCGACATCGAAGATTACGTTTTTACCACTATCCCAAACGCGTTGGATTTCGGATTTCAAAGTGCCATAAAAATTTCCGGCATACACTTCTTCCCACTCTACAAACTCATCGTTATCGATCTTGTGTTTGAATTCTTCCGGAGACAGGAAATAATAATCTTTCCCGTTTTCTTCCTTGCGACCACGCTTATCGCGGGTAGCTGCGGAAATAGAGAAACCTAAATCTGGATTTTGGGAGAGCAGGTGATGAACAATCGTAGTTTTACCGGAACCGGAGGGTGCAGAGAAAATAATCGCTTTACCCGGCATCAAACACTTGTTGAATTGATCTTGGCTTTAATCTGGGCCACCAGGTCTTCAGGGCAATCGCCACCGCAGCATTTAGACTGTAATAATTCCTTGATGGCCATATCGAGGTTGTAAGACTTGTAGCAAGACATACAGCCATCGAGGTGCTTTTTGAAATAATCTTTCTGCTCGGAGGTCGCCTCGCCATCGAGAATCGACTGGAGCATCTCCATGCAGGATGGCTTTTTGCCATCAGCCAGGATGAAAGGATTTTGCGGAGTTGCCATGACTTATGCGTTGTTGTAACCCATCGATTTTGCGTACGACTTCAATTTTTCTTTGAGGAGATTGCGTGCACGGTGCAGGCGACTGCGTACTGTGCCGATAGGAATGTCCAATATCTTTGCCATCTCTTCGTATTTAAAACCTTCGAGGTCGCACAGAATAATCACTGTCCGAAAATCAACATCGAGAGAATTGAGGGCATTGCTGATCTCATCCCCGATCATATCTTTCAGCGACTCTACTCGCAAATCGGGTGTGATCTGCCTGTCAACTTCCTCTGAATTATAATAAGTCTCAACTTCCTGATAATCTACCTTCGCAGGCTCCTTGCTCTTCTTCCGGTAGTCATTTATAAAGCTGTTCTTCAAAATGCGGAACAGCCATGCTTTGGCATTAGTTCCTTTCTGGAATGATTCTATAAAGCGATAAGCCTTGAGATAGGTGTCCTGAACGAGGTCTTTGGCGTCATCGCGATCGAGCGTAAGACGATACCCGAAATTGTACATCGAGTGAATATGAGGCATGAACTCGTTATTGAAAATGTCCTGCTTTTCACTCTCAGAATAATGCTGCCGGGGTGCTTCTTCGAATTCCATGAACAGCAAAAATAACCTTATAATTTGAAAATAAGATGATGATTTGACAATTTGAAAATGGGAGAACTAAAAAATCTTGAGGCTCAAATCAAGGCTTTTAGCAGAATGGGTAAGCACCCCCATGGAGATATAGTCTACACCGCATTCGGCCACAGAACGGAGTGTTGCTTCGGTGATTCCACCGCTGGCTTCCGTCTTACATTTTCCGTTGATCAATCTGACCGCTTCTTTCATATCGTTGATAGACATGTTATCAAGCATGATTACATCAACAGCATTTGTGCTTAGCGCTTCCTTCACTTCATTAAGGTTGCGCGTTTCAACTTCGATCTGAAGTTTTTTGCTTTTCGCCTTGAGGTAATTGACAGCATTGACAACTGCAGGAATTATTCCGCCCGCAACATCAACGTGGTTGTCCTTAAGCATGATCATGTCATAAAGAGCAAACCGG
Proteins encoded in this window:
- a CDS encoding RNA polymerase sigma factor RpoE, whose amino-acid sequence is MEFEEAPRQHYSESEKQDIFNNEFMPHIHSMYNFGYRLTLDRDDAKDLVQDTYLKAYRFIESFQKGTNAKAWLFRILKNSFINDYRKKSKEPAKVDYQEVETYYNSEEVDRQITPDLRVESLKDMIGDEISNALNSLDVDFRTVIILCDLEGFKYEEMAKILDIPIGTVRSRLHRARNLLKEKLKSYAKSMGYNNA
- the nadD gene encoding putative nicotinate-nucleotide adenylyltransferase encodes the protein MKIGLYFGSFNPIHIGHLAIANVMAENTDLNKVWFIVSPQNPLKPSKGLLHEFDRYDMVKAATSDNYKFEVSDVEFNLPKPSYTIHTLAHLHERHPDKEFKVILGEDNLENFPRWKNYEQIIEQFGLYVYPRPHVTNSELKRHPKIKMVEAPLLDISATYIRDCIKNNKSIRYLVPEVVEQIIRSKGFYK
- the kbl gene encoding 2-amino-3-ketobutyrate coenzyme A ligase codes for the protein MNKRLVAYGLKPVALPKSIKIMYKRLKPVLEQELTNIREAGLYKKERIITTPQAADIKTSDGKEVINFCANNYLGLSSHPRVTAAAKKAIDTHGFGMSSVRFICGTQDIHKELEKKISEFLHTEDTILYAAAFDANGGVFEPLLGEKDAIISDELNHASIIDGVRLCKAMRYRYKHNNMDDLKQQLEDARKAGANQIIIVTDGAFSMDGTIAQMDKICDLADQYEALVMTDECHSTGFLGKTGRGVPELRGVMDRVDIITGTLGKALGGASGGFTSGKKEIIELLRQRSRPYLFSNTLAPSIVGASIEIFNMLSETTALRDKLEQNTKFFREEMTKAGFDIKPGVHPIVPIMLYEAPLAQKFAERLLEKGIYVIGFFFPVVAKGQARIRVQISAGHERHHLEKAVKAFTEIGKELGVLK
- the ltd gene encoding L-threonine 3-dehydrogenase, which translates into the protein MKKTKILLIGAGGQLGAELTQGLWKIYGQENVIASDIKDASGVLKEGPYEKFDVMQRDKLFELIKKNEITQVYHLAALLSATGEKDPRWAWKLNMESLLFVLEAAHELKLHKVYWPSSIAAFGPTTPKQDTPQDTIMDPTTVYGITKLAGELWCEYYFRRYGVDVRSLRYPGLIGWKTPPGGGTTDYAVDIYFKAVKDKKYECFLSPDTYLPMMYMDDAVKATIDLMEAPAEKVKVRTSYNISAMSFCPAQIASTIKKHIPDFSITYQPDFRQSIADSWPKSIDDSPARKDWGWQHQFGLEEMTEDILKNIR
- a CDS encoding twitching motility protein PilT, giving the protein MKSSVFLDTNVVLDIVLERPSFLEHAKQILELCDDHKITLFTSALTVVNCAYFSKKFDRNPTMTVDSLLKWFEIIDLKKGHIESSRLSKFKDFEDGLQFFAAKEIRGIDYIVTRDESDFKASSIPVLSPKKFLLTVQK
- the gmk gene encoding guanylate kinase, whose protein sequence is MPGKAIIFSAPSGSGKTTIVHHLLSQNPDLGFSISAATRDKRGRKEENGKDYYFLSPEEFKHKIDNDEFVEWEEVYAGNFYGTLKSEIQRVWDSGKNVIFDVDVKGGINLKKYFGDKALAIFVKVPSLDVLKQRLDDRGTESEESLSRRLFKANFEMSFQDKFDEVLINEDLEHSLAEAQRLYDKFKSQS